A DNA window from Trichosurus vulpecula isolate mTriVul1 chromosome 2, mTriVul1.pri, whole genome shotgun sequence contains the following coding sequences:
- the THAP12 gene encoding 52 kDa repressor of the inhibitor of the protein kinase — protein sequence MPNFCAAPNCTRKSTQSDLAFFRFPRDPARCQKWVENCRRADLEDKTPDQLNKHYRLCAKHFETSMICKSSPYRTVLRDNAVPTIFDLTSHLNNPHSRHRKRIKELSEDEIKSLKERKIDETSEQEQTNQETNNSNSAQNAAAEGGEEQDEEVLPLTLEEKENKDYLKSLFEILILMGKQNIPLDGHETDEIPEGIFMPDNFQALLECRINAGDEVLRKRFETTAVNMLFCSKTQQKQMLEICESCIREETLREVRDSHFFSIVTDDVVDIAGEEHLPVLVRFVDDSHNLREEFIGFLPYEADAEILAVKFHTTITEKWGLNMEYCRGQAYIVSSGFSSKMKVVAMRLLEKYPQAVYTLCSSCALNTWLAKSIPVVGVSVALGIIEEVCSFFHRSPQLLVELDSVISVLFQNSEEKGNELKEICRSQWTGRHDAFEILVDLLQALVLCLDNINSDTTVRWDNFIAGQAFVLGSALVDFDFIVTVVVLKNILSFTRAFGKNLQGQTSDVFFAASSLTAVLHSLNEVMENIEVYHEFWFEEATNLATKLDIEIKLPGKFRRSQQANLEPEVTSESYYKEVLSVPTVEHIIQELKDIFSEQHLKALKCLSLVPSVMGQLKFNTSEEHHADMYKSDLPNPDTLSAELHCWRIKWKHRGKDIELPATIYEALHLPDIKFFPNVYALLKVLCILPVMKVENERYENGRKRLKAYLRDTLTAHRSSNLALLNINFDIKHDLDLMVDTYIKLYTSKLDLQEEVLPTSNSEITENT from the exons atgCCAAAAGTGGGTGGAGAATTGTAGAAGAGCTGACTTGGAAGACAAAACACCTGATCAACTCAATAAGCATTATAGGCTTTGTGCCAAACACTTCGAGACATCTATGATCTGTAAAAGT agccCTTATAGAACAGTTCTCCGAGATAATGCTGTACCAACAATATTTGATCTTACAAGTCATCTGAACAATCCACATAGTAGGCATAGAAAACGAATAAAGGAATTG agtgaagatgaaatcaagtcaCTGAAGGAGCGAAAAA TTGATGAAACTTCTGAACAAGAACAAACCAATCAAGAAACAAATAACAGTAATAGTGCCCAAAATGCAGCtgcagaaggaggagaagaacagGATGAAGAAGTCTTACCCTTAACActagaagagaaggaaaacaaagattaCCTAAAATCTTTGTTTGAAATTTTGATCCTCatgggaaaacaaaatataccctTAGATGGCCATGAAACTGATGAAATTCCAGAAGGCATATTTATGCCAGACAACTTCCAAGCTCTGCTCGAGTGTAGAATTAATGCTGGTGATGAGGTTTTGAGGAAACGCTTTGAGACAACAGCAGTCAACATGTTGTTCTGCTCTAAAACCCAGCAAAAACAAATGCTGGAGATCTGTGAGAGCTGCATCCGAGAAGAGACGCTCAGGGAAGTCCGggactctcacttcttttccattGTTACAGATGATGTAGTGGACATAGCTGGAGAGGAGCACTTACCAGTATTAGTCAGGTTTGTGGATGACTCTCATAACTTGAGAGAAGAATTTATAGGTTTTCTTCCTTATGAAGCTGATGCTGAAATTTTGGCCGTTAAGTTTCACACCACTATTACTGAAAAATGGGGCCTGAATATGGAGTACTGTAGGGGCCAGGCCTATATTGTCTCCAGTGGGTTTAGTTCAAAGATGAAAGTAGTGGCCATGAGACTTTTGGAGAAATACCCCCAAGCCGTCTACACGCTTTGCTCCTCCTGTGCCTTAAACACATGGTTGGCAAAATCTATTCCTGTTGTGGGAGTGTCTGTTGCTTTGGGAATAATTGAAgaagtttgttctttttttcatcgGTCACCACAGTTACTGGTGGAACTTGATAGTGTTATCTCTGTTCTCTTTCAGAatagtgaagagaaggggaatgaGCTAAAGGAGATTTGCCGTTCTCAGTGGACTGGCAGGCATGATGCCTTTGAGATTTTAGTGGACCTTTTACAAGCACTTGTTTTATGTTTAGATAATATAAACAGCGACACAACTGTTAGGTGGGATAACTTTATTGCTGGCCAAGCATTTGTACTGGGTAGTGCATTAGTAGATTTTGATTTCATTGTTACTGTTGTGGTTCTAAAAAACATACTTTCTTTTACAAGAGCCTTTGGGAAGAATCTCCAGGGTCAGACCTCTGATGTCTTCTTTGCAGCCAGCAGTTTGACAGCAGTGTTACATTCTTTAAATGAAGTGATGGAAAATATTGAAGTTTATCATGAATTTTGGTTTGAGGAAGCCACAAATTTGGCAACTAAGCTAGATATAGAAATTAAACTCCCTGGAAAATTTCGCAGGTCTCAACAAGCTAACCTAGAACCTGAAGTGACGTCTGAAAGCTACTACAAAGAGGTACTTAGTGTCCCAACTGTGGAGCACATCATTCAGGAGCTGAAGGACATCTTCTCTGAACAGCACCTCAAAGCACTGAAATGTTTGTCTTTAGTGCCCTCTGTCATGGGACAGCTGAAATTTAATACATCGGAGGAACACCATGCTGATATGTACAAAAGTGACCTTCCTAACCCAGACACTCTTTCTGCAGAACTCCATTGTTGGAGAATCAAATGGAAACACAGAGGAAAAGATATCGAGCTTCCAGCAACAATTTATGAGGCCCTGCATCTACCAGACATCAAATTTTTTCCTAATGTTTATGCATTACTTAAAGTCCTCTGCATACTCCCAGTGATGAAGGTTGAGAATGAGAGATATGAAAATGGTCGAAAACGTCTTAAGGCATACCTGAGGGATACTTTGACAGCTCATCGATCAAGTAACTTGGCTTTGCTTAACATAAACTTTGATATAAAACATGACTTAGATTTAATGGTTGACACTTACATTAAACTCTACACAAGTAAATTGGACCTCCAAGAAGAAGTTCTTCCCACAAGTAAttcagaaataactgaaaataCATAA